In one Balaenoptera ricei isolate mBalRic1 chromosome 20, mBalRic1.hap2, whole genome shotgun sequence genomic region, the following are encoded:
- the LOC132355567 gene encoding keratin-associated protein 9-3-like: MACCSTSFCGFPICSTGGTCGSSCCQPTCCQTGCCQPTFCQTNCCQTSGCETGCGIAGSLGCGQEGGSGAVSCRTRWCRPDCRVEGTCLPPCCVVSCTPPCCCQLHHAQASCCRPSYCGRSCCRLACCCQPTCCESTCWQPTC; encoded by the coding sequence ATGGCCTGCTGTTCCACTAGCTTCTGTGGATTTCCCATCTGTTCCACTGGTGGGACCTGTGGCTCCAGCTGCTGTCAGCCAACCTGCTGCCAAACCGGGTGTTGCCAGCCAACCTTCTGCCAGACCAACTGCTGCCAGACCAGTGGCTGTGAGACTGGCTGTGGCATTGCTGGTAGCCTTGGCTGTGGCCAGGAGGGGGGCAGTGGAGCTGTGAGCTGCCGCACCAGGTGGTGCCGACCTGACTGCCGCGTGGAGGgcacctgcctgcctccctgctgTGTGGTGAGCTGCACCCCCCCGTGCTGCTGCCAGCTGCACCATGCCCAGGCCTCCTGCTGCCGCCCATCCTACTGTGGACGGTCCTGCTGCCGCCTAGCCTGCTGCTGCCAGCCCACCTGCTGTGAGTCCACTTGCTGGCAGCCCACCTGCTAA